CAGCCTGACCTCTCCCCCGGCGTCACGGAGGAAATCGCCCGGCGACCAAGGCCCCACCAGACGCACCATAGCCGGGACACTGTATTGGGTGCGAAAGGCGGTGGCTTGCGAGGGCAGCAGCACGGGATCGAAGGAAACCACCACCACCGCTTCGGCAGGCGCGAGCGTGAAGCCCGCCGGGAAATCGAAATCCACATCGCCGCGCAAGGTCCACCCGGCCATCGATTGGCTGGCCGAGCCGGTGTTGGAAATCTCCACAAACTCCGGGGTCGCCGCCGCCGGAAAATAGTGAATCTCACTCACTTGCACCGGGCCCACCCGCGGCACGGTATTGCTCGCGGCTGGCGTGTAGCTGGACAGCGGGGCCAAACCCGATGCGCCATCCGGATAGCTGCCGTAGGAAACTCCCGGAAGCACGGGTGTCCATTCCATGGCCTGCTCGAAGTTGTGCAGCTTGCCCGTAGCCGCATCGGCAGAGACCAGCCAGAGCTTACCGCCGCGGCTGCCATCCAGCGAGAACTCCCCTGCTCCCGGCGTACCCGGAGAGGGATTCCATTCGCCATTCGGATTGAAGTCCTGCTCGCTGAAGACAAGAAACTCGCCTGCCGGAATCACCGTGCCATTCGGGATGCGATACATCCTGTAGTCATCGGCTCCGGAGGCCGCGGCCACATTACCCAAATACCAGCCACCAATGTTCACCGGTGAGCCTCCCGTATTGAAAAGTTCGATCGTATCGAGCTGCGGCGCCACGGTGTTGGAGAGGATCTCATTCACCTTCACCGTAGCCAAGGCAGGCACGGTATCCACTCCCGGACTACCATGAACGGCATCGCTGGCCTTCCAGTTCAGCGGATTCTCGTAGTCGGCTGTTAGACTACCGCTGCCGGTGTATTCCAGAGCACTGCCATCGCCATCGGCACGCTCGGGCCAATCGTCCTCATCATCATAGGAGAACTCCGCGATCACACCCGCACCGCGGTCATAGACATGCACGGCCTCCCCCGCATTGTCCAAACTGCCATCACCCGGCCACTCTGCAATGATCCTCGCGGCAGCAGCGCTGCCATAACGCCTGCCAAAAGCCGCGCGATCCTTCACAATCACCCCGCGTGCCCCGGGAGCGAGGGTGAAGGCAGGCATCACCACCTTCGCAACGGGTGCTCCCTCGCCTAGTGAAACGCCCTGGAGATTTACCGCTCCGCTGCCGACATTCTTCAACTCGATCCACTCGAAGTCCCCGGCCACCGCCGCAGGCAGCGCGGAGGCCTCATCTGCATCCGGCGCGAGAGGATTGTAGCAGATCGCGCTTATTCGCAGGTCACCGGCGGCGGCATAGGTCTCGTTCACCAGATAGAGCGACTCAACCGGCCCACTCCAATTGGTTGCAGGAACGGCGAAGCTGCCCGATTTCCACGCCCGCGCGATGACCTTCATCGTTGCCGGAAGGGAAACCGGGGTGCCATTGTAAGCAATGGCCGAGGCCGAGGGGCTTCCACCTTCCGCACGGGGATCTGTTCCATCGGTAGTATAGTAAACCGTCGTCCCGGAGGGAGCCGTGATCGTGGTGGTATCTCCTGCTGCCACCGGTCCGGAAGCGCGTACAATTGTCGGAGCGCTTACGAATTGCTGGTCGATCCAGGCGGAGCGGCTGATGAGCCAGTTCTTCAGGATACTACGCTCATTGCTGATGTCGTTCGAAGTCGACGAGCCATACCAGCGGAGATAGTCGCGCTTTGCCGGGTTGTCGCCATCCGCCGGTTTGAATTCGGCAAGGTAACCATCAAGGATGCTACCGACGTTCGCGTTCGAAAGCGTGCCGCGTCGCATCGCCTGCCAGCGGTCCACATAAAGTTGGCGGAATTCGACATCCTGGAAAAGCTGCTGCCACCAGGAGAACTGGAAGTAATTCGTCGCGTCTCCCGTTCCGGTCCAGGTCGTGGGGCTATCGTCTCGGGAATCGGTGGAGTTTCCGGAGCGGTCGAAGTCCCATAACGGCCCCGCAGCCATCGGTGCGCCACGGTCCTTGTGGAAGTAGGCGCTCAAACGCAGCGCATCCACATTCTTCGCGAGCATGCAGAAGAGGTTGTGATCCGCCCATGCCGCGGAGTCGATGTAGTTCCGGTAGCTCCGCGTGCTGAAGCTCGACGATGCTTCCGTGAAAAGCTTGTCCTCGAAGTCTTGGAAGTAATTCACCAAATACGAAGACTGCTGGGTTGGCAGGTCGGCCCTCTTGGGCCGGTGAATCACCAGGCCATCCCCACCGGTCCCCGGAGTAGGCAGGTTCCGGGAGGTACGCCAGATGAACTCATCCGACTCGCCCGCATCCACCTTGAAGATATAGCCGCCGCTGACCCGCGGCAGAGTGACATCGGAAGGATCGATGTTCGCGACATCCACACGATCCGGGCTGCGGCGGATGTTCTCACAGAGGATGTAGACACCGCGGTAATCGGCACTCGTGTAATTCAGTCCATCGGTGTTCTGGTTGAAAAAGACCTCCACCAGACGGGTTCGCGGTGCCCAACGTCCCGCCTGTCGGCTCACCTCGTAGATCCAGGCATTCCGCATGAAGGCGCGGTCGAAGTCCCATCCCCCGATCAAGGCCCAGTCCTCTCCCGCCGGCATGCCGAGCACTTCCACGGACTTGCCCGCATTGCTCTCATCGAGCAACTCGATGCCATAAGACTTCTTCGGAAAGCCGGAAGAACTCCGGCCGCGCAACTTCACGTTCGCGCTCATCGAGAGCACTGGCACCGCGGACGGAGAAAGGCTGGCGTAGCCGCTCGCATCGCGATCATAGATCTGGATGCGGGCACTCTGGTCCTCATTGTTATCCGGAACTTCTCCGAGCCCTCGATTGTTCAACACCACGATGGGCAGCGCCGACTTGAAAGGCTGGCCTGCCGAGTAACTGGCGAGGGACGCCCCGAGCTTTTCATACTGCGCGCCACCTACAAAACCAAGCGCGCCGGTAGCAGGCGCATGGATCCGCGCACGGACGAGGGCGCTGTTACTGATATTGATCGCACCCGAATAAAGCGTCGAACTCGCGGTAGGCATGCTGCCGTCCAGCGTGTAGCGGATTTCCTGGCCGGAGATCGCACCACTCAGAGTGAGATTGAAGCTGGTTGAGGAAAAGGTCCCCGAAGTCTTCGAGAAAACGACCTCCTGCGGGATGACCAAGCCGTTGGTCCCGGCGTTCCTCGCGCCCGGCGTTGGAGTGGCAAAGTAACCGGGAGCGGGAGCAGGCCCCGCGATTGTCGTTTCGGCAATCAACTGCGGGCGGATGAAGAAATCGGTCGTATTCGCCTGCCGGTTGAAGCCGTGGATCGCCAGGACATTCTGCCCGCTGGTGAGAAGCCCGAGGCTCTCGGTCACATCGAAGTCCTCGAAAACCTCCGCGGAGGAATCGACATGGGCCTGGGTCGCAGCACTGTTCCAAGCAAGCGGCGTAAGCGCATTCCTCCGGACCTGGGTACCGCCCGATAGCAGCGGCTGGCCATTGAGCCAGACCGCGAAGCCATCGTCATACTTCATCTGCAGTTTCAGCGATGTCGTCGTAGTCCCCGAGGGCACGTTGAAGGGCACCCGGATGTAACAGGACGGGTTGTTCGCCGTCGTCATCGCCGAGTCCGTATCCCCGCCTCCCCCGATCTGGGTAACATAGTTTACGCCGCCGCTGTCCCGGTCGTAACCGATCCCCAGCGTGGCAC
This portion of the Luteolibacter luteus genome encodes:
- a CDS encoding lamin tail domain-containing protein, encoding MRSFLAALCLVPALSQPVLADPVISEFCASNQNGIRDEDGDRPDWIEIYNPDAVTADLTNWYLTDNLAEKTKWRFPAASIPPGGYLVVFASGKNKRVPGQPLHTGFSLSADGEYLGLIRPNGNTVASHFSPEYPGQFADISYGTPSNTSETVLVAETAAAQWIVPTSASNPAITWKNVGFNPAGWNSATLGIGYDRDSGGVNYVTQIGGGGDTDSAMTTANNPSCYIRVPFNVPSGTTTTSLKLQMKYDDGFAVWLNGQPLLSGGTQVRRNALTPLAWNSAATQAHVDSSAEVFEDFDVTESLGLLTSGQNVLAIHGFNRQANTTDFFIRPQLIAETTIAGPAPAPGYFATPTPGARNAGTNGLVIPQEVVFSKTSGTFSSTSFNLTLSGAISGQEIRYTLDGSMPTASSTLYSGAINISNSALVRARIHAPATGALGFVGGAQYEKLGASLASYSAGQPFKSALPIVVLNNRGLGEVPDNNEDQSARIQIYDRDASGYASLSPSAVPVLSMSANVKLRGRSSSGFPKKSYGIELLDESNAGKSVEVLGMPAGEDWALIGGWDFDRAFMRNAWIYEVSRQAGRWAPRTRLVEVFFNQNTDGLNYTSADYRGVYILCENIRRSPDRVDVANIDPSDVTLPRVSGGYIFKVDAGESDEFIWRTSRNLPTPGTGGDGLVIHRPKRADLPTQQSSYLVNYFQDFEDKLFTEASSSFSTRSYRNYIDSAAWADHNLFCMLAKNVDALRLSAYFHKDRGAPMAAGPLWDFDRSGNSTDSRDDSPTTWTGTGDATNYFQFSWWQQLFQDVEFRQLYVDRWQAMRRGTLSNANVGSILDGYLAEFKPADGDNPAKRDYLRWYGSSTSNDISNERSILKNWLISRSAWIDQQFVSAPTIVRASGPVAAGDTTTITAPSGTTVYYTTDGTDPRAEGGSPSASAIAYNGTPVSLPATMKVIARAWKSGSFAVPATNWSGPVESLYLVNETYAAAGDLRISAICYNPLAPDADEASALPAAVAGDFEWIELKNVGSGAVNLQGVSLGEGAPVAKVVMPAFTLAPGARGVIVKDRAAFGRRYGSAAAARIIAEWPGDGSLDNAGEAVHVYDRGAGVIAEFSYDDEDDWPERADGDGSALEYTGSGSLTADYENPLNWKASDAVHGSPGVDTVPALATVKVNEILSNTVAPQLDTIELFNTGGSPVNIGGWYLGNVAAASGADDYRMYRIPNGTVIPAGEFLVFSEQDFNPNGEWNPSPGTPGAGEFSLDGSRGGKLWLVSADAATGKLHNFEQAMEWTPVLPGVSYGSYPDGASGLAPLSSYTPAASNTVPRVGPVQVSEIHYFPAAATPEFVEISNTGSASQSMAGWTLRGDVDFDFPAGFTLAPAEAVVVVSFDPVLLPSQATAFRTQYSVPAMVRLVGPWSPGDFLRDAGGEVRLRRLVPPPADEPNFVGLMVEDEVLYSAQAPWPTTAAGTGSSIRRLGVRKQGSDPSAWVAGLVSPGTGVNGYAAWSLAAFGEAGAGGREGDADGDGLSNFVEYLLGSDPSSFSSLASSIDPNGGNPRFVLNYSVRKDRDDGMLGAYQASDLQAWLPAANDELIQDGATTQARRAWLPLGDRGFLRLEASEAP